A stretch of the Flavobacterium sp. 5 genome encodes the following:
- a CDS encoding arylsulfatase — MKKTNFLTVLLLVVVHTICAQKKPNILIIWGDDIGTTNISAYSDGVMGYTTPNIDRLANEGERFLHYYGEQSCTAGRAAFLTGQHGLRTGLTKVGFPGAPMGMSQLDPSIGGIMKQLGYTTGQFGKNHVGDRNESLPTVNGFDEFFGNLYHLNAEEEPELPDYPKDPEYLKKYGPRGVLKCTATNTDDATVTDARFGKVGKQKIEDTGALTKKRMETIDDETSAAAIDFIKRQNSAGKPFFCWFNATRMHLRTHVRAEHRGKYTHGDSEYIDGMIEHDITVGDILKALDDLGIADNTIVVYSTDNGPHMNTWPDGAMTPFRSEKNTNWEGAYRVPCIVRWPGVIKPGTVTNEIMSHNDWMPTLASIAGEPDLVKKLITGYTANGKNYKVHLDGFDQSDFLRGKTPKSARDKFFYTDDDGLLVGLREGDYKYVFAEQRLGGTLGVWAEPFTKLRLQKIFNLFQDPFERADITSNTFWDWQMNHVQLMYGAIQDVVVFAETFKEFPPRSIPPSFSAYTIMEETIKDIKAKQYIEKNILSKENGQPEPAADKKKK; from the coding sequence ATGAAAAAAACAAACTTCTTGACAGTATTGCTATTAGTGGTAGTACATACTATTTGCGCACAAAAAAAACCAAACATCCTGATTATTTGGGGTGATGATATTGGTACAACCAACATTAGTGCTTATAGCGATGGTGTCATGGGATACACAACTCCTAATATTGACCGTTTGGCTAATGAAGGTGAGCGATTTTTGCATTATTATGGTGAACAAAGTTGTACGGCTGGACGCGCTGCATTCCTAACTGGGCAACATGGTCTTCGTACAGGACTTACTAAAGTTGGTTTTCCTGGTGCCCCAATGGGTATGAGCCAATTAGACCCCTCCATTGGTGGAATTATGAAACAATTGGGTTATACAACTGGGCAATTTGGTAAAAATCACGTGGGTGACAGAAACGAAAGTTTACCAACTGTAAATGGTTTTGATGAATTCTTCGGCAATCTATATCACTTAAATGCTGAAGAAGAGCCTGAATTACCAGACTATCCTAAAGATCCTGAATATCTAAAAAAATACGGACCAAGAGGTGTCTTAAAATGTACAGCTACTAATACTGACGACGCAACTGTAACTGATGCACGTTTTGGAAAAGTAGGTAAACAAAAAATTGAAGATACAGGTGCTCTTACAAAAAAAAGAATGGAAACTATTGATGATGAAACGTCAGCAGCTGCTATCGACTTTATTAAAAGACAAAACTCGGCAGGCAAACCATTTTTCTGTTGGTTTAATGCTACACGTATGCACCTTCGTACACACGTACGCGCAGAACACAGAGGAAAATATACGCATGGTGATAGCGAATACATCGATGGTATGATCGAACACGATATTACTGTTGGCGATATATTAAAAGCCTTAGATGATTTAGGTATTGCTGATAATACGATAGTGGTATACTCTACAGACAACGGCCCACACATGAATACCTGGCCAGATGGTGCCATGACACCTTTTCGTTCAGAAAAAAATACAAACTGGGAAGGCGCTTATAGAGTTCCTTGCATCGTACGTTGGCCTGGTGTTATCAAACCAGGAACAGTAACTAATGAAATCATGAGTCACAACGATTGGATGCCTACTCTAGCGTCCATTGCTGGAGAGCCTGATTTGGTAAAAAAACTAATAACAGGATACACTGCAAACGGCAAAAATTACAAAGTACATTTGGATGGTTTTGATCAAAGTGATTTCCTTCGAGGCAAAACACCAAAAAGCGCCAGAGATAAATTCTTCTATACAGATGACGACGGACTTTTAGTAGGATTACGTGAAGGTGATTATAAATATGTTTTTGCAGAACAACGTTTAGGAGGTACATTAGGCGTTTGGGCAGAGCCATTTACCAAATTGCGTTTACAAAAGATATTCAATTTATTCCAAGATCCTTTTGAAAGAGCAGATATTACCTCAAACACCTTCTGGGATTGGCAAATGAACCACGTACAATTAATGTATGGAGCCATTCAGGATGTTGTAGTATTTGCAGAAACCTTCAAAGAATTTCCACCTCGCTCAATTCCACCAAGTTTCTCTGCTTATACTATTATGGAAGAAACCATAAAAGATATTAAAGCAAAACAGTATATCGAGAAAAACATTTTATCTAAAGAAAATGGACAACCCGAACCTGCTGCCGATAAAAAGAAAAAATAA
- a CDS encoding formylglycine-generating enzyme family protein, whose protein sequence is MKQFQFLVFIIIISFNSCKQQDSKLEKKTTSASASDTNTLSCEKTPSRFATKVAAPEGMVWIPGNEFMMGTDEEEAYAPEKPSHPVRVNGFFMDVTEVTNTQFKKFVDATGYVTIAEKKPDWNQIKKQVPPGTPKPTEAELIPASLVFTPPNHKVTEDDIFQWWSFVPGADWKHPEGPKSNITDRMNHPVVQIAYDDALAYCKWAKKRLPTEAEWEFAARGGLAQKRYAWGDQFKCDGKIMANTFQGKFPEGGIAEDGFKTTSPVESFPANGYGLYDMIGNAWEWCADWYDADYYKKIDKNKTLDNPKGPEKWYDPSEPYAIKRVTKGGSFLCTDNYCTNFRPAARRGTAYDSGASHIGFRCVQDKK, encoded by the coding sequence ATGAAGCAGTTTCAATTTTTAGTATTTATTATTATAATTAGTTTCAATTCTTGTAAACAACAAGACTCTAAACTTGAAAAAAAAACAACTTCTGCAAGCGCTTCTGATACTAATACTTTAAGTTGTGAAAAAACTCCATCTCGTTTTGCTACAAAAGTAGCTGCTCCAGAAGGCATGGTATGGATTCCTGGAAATGAATTTATGATGGGTACAGATGAAGAAGAAGCTTATGCTCCAGAAAAACCATCACATCCTGTTCGTGTTAATGGTTTTTTTATGGATGTAACTGAAGTAACAAACACACAATTCAAAAAATTTGTAGATGCTACAGGATATGTAACTATTGCCGAAAAAAAACCAGATTGGAACCAAATTAAAAAACAAGTGCCTCCTGGAACCCCAAAACCTACTGAGGCAGAACTAATTCCTGCATCTTTAGTATTTACTCCTCCGAACCATAAAGTAACGGAGGATGATATATTTCAATGGTGGTCATTTGTACCAGGAGCAGATTGGAAACATCCAGAAGGACCAAAAAGCAATATAACGGATCGTATGAATCATCCCGTAGTACAAATCGCTTATGATGATGCTCTAGCGTATTGCAAATGGGCTAAAAAAAGACTTCCAACAGAAGCTGAGTGGGAATTTGCTGCGCGAGGTGGATTAGCCCAAAAACGATATGCCTGGGGAGATCAGTTTAAGTGTGATGGAAAAATTATGGCAAACACATTCCAAGGTAAATTTCCTGAAGGAGGTATTGCTGAAGACGGATTTAAGACAACCTCTCCTGTAGAAAGTTTTCCTGCAAATGGATATGGTTTATATGATATGATCGGTAACGCTTGGGAATGGTGTGCTGATTGGTACGATGCTGACTATTATAAAAAAATAGATAAAAATAAAACTTTAGACAACCCTAAAGGACCTGAAAAATGGTATGACCCTTCTGAGCCTTATGCCATCAAACGAGTAACCAAAGGAGGCTCATTCCTTTGTACGGATAATTATTGTACAAACTTCCGTCCTGCGGCACGTAGAGGAACAGCTTATGATTCTGGAGCTTCACATATTGGTTTTCGATGTGTGCAAGACAAAAAATAG
- a CDS encoding HAD family phosphatase gives MNRKIFYPLLGVFLFISCKKSETVTPTTDSKPSETTIVGDPLPSWNDGALKSDIIAYIEKVTKEGSPDFIPVENRIATFDNDGTLWAEKPYVQELFAFYRVKKMVEANPELAKKQPFKAVVEKDKTYFEKGGEKALIELVAATHTGTTEDAFEADAKDFAAITKFPGKNVPLKQIRYQPQLELLTYLRANGFKTFIVTGGTVELVRSISLDFYGIPKDQVVGTSFKYKFDEANRTILREPALDHFNDKTAKPVGIQLHIGQRPVFACGNEGGAGDIAMLEYCQSNKYPSFQLLVNHNDSIREYSYKEKDNASLNAAAKNKWHVVDMKNDWKTVFSDK, from the coding sequence ATGAACAGAAAGATATTTTATCCACTACTTGGCGTATTCCTATTTATATCCTGTAAAAAATCAGAAACTGTAACACCTACTACTGATAGCAAACCATCAGAAACTACTATCGTTGGAGATCCATTACCAAGTTGGAATGATGGAGCCTTAAAAAGTGATATTATCGCTTATATAGAAAAAGTAACCAAAGAAGGAAGTCCCGATTTTATTCCTGTTGAAAACAGAATTGCCACTTTTGATAATGATGGAACTCTTTGGGCTGAAAAGCCTTATGTACAGGAATTATTTGCTTTTTATCGTGTCAAAAAAATGGTAGAAGCCAATCCTGAATTAGCCAAAAAACAACCTTTTAAAGCAGTAGTCGAGAAAGACAAAACCTATTTTGAAAAAGGAGGCGAAAAAGCATTGATAGAACTTGTTGCAGCTACACATACTGGAACAACAGAAGATGCTTTTGAAGCGGATGCAAAAGATTTTGCTGCCATCACAAAATTCCCTGGCAAAAATGTTCCTTTAAAACAAATACGTTATCAACCACAATTGGAATTGCTTACTTATTTGAGAGCAAATGGTTTTAAAACCTTTATTGTTACTGGAGGTACAGTTGAATTAGTTCGTAGTATATCGTTAGATTTTTATGGAATTCCAAAAGATCAGGTAGTCGGAACTTCGTTCAAATACAAATTTGACGAAGCTAATCGTACCATCTTAAGAGAGCCAGCTTTAGATCATTTTAATGATAAAACGGCAAAACCAGTCGGAATACAATTACATATTGGGCAACGTCCAGTATTTGCCTGCGGTAATGAAGGCGGTGCAGGAGATATTGCCATGCTTGAATATTGCCAAAGCAATAAATATCCTTCATTTCAATTGTTAGTAAACCATAATGATTCTATTAGGGAATATAGCTATAAGGAAAAAGACAATGCTTCATTAAACGCCGCTGCCAAAAACAAATGGCATGTTGTGGATATGAAAAACGATTGGAAAACAGTTTTTTCAGATAAATAA
- a CDS encoding SRPBCC family protein, with product MATEIITTTPDSEIVSTRIVNFSRELVYRAWSEPDHLKKWWGPTGFTNTFNEFDFQVGGKWSFIMHGPDKGNYANECEFIKIEKPSLIAWKRHSKPLFQILTTFEQVSEEKTKIVFKMLFSSVEECNKLKPFVIDKNEENFDKLENELNIMQKEIK from the coding sequence ATGGCTACAGAAATCATAACAACAACCCCAGACTCTGAAATTGTAAGCACTAGAATTGTAAACTTCTCAAGAGAATTAGTTTATAGAGCCTGGTCAGAACCAGACCATCTAAAAAAATGGTGGGGCCCAACAGGTTTCACAAACACTTTTAATGAATTTGATTTCCAAGTAGGTGGAAAATGGAGCTTCATTATGCATGGACCAGACAAAGGAAATTACGCTAATGAATGTGAATTTATCAAAATAGAGAAACCCTCATTAATTGCATGGAAACGTCATTCCAAACCACTATTTCAGATATTGACAACATTTGAACAAGTATCTGAAGAGAAAACAAAAATCGTTTTTAAAATGCTTTTTAGTTCAGTTGAAGAATGCAACAAACTAAAGCCTTTTGTGATTGACAAAAATGAAGAAAACTTCGATAAACTTGAAAATGAATTAAACATAATGCAAAAAGAAATCAAATAA
- a CDS encoding arylsulfatase, with amino-acid sequence MGDDIGWFNTSCYNQGMMGYMTPNIDRIAKEGMKFNTWYAQQSCTAGRAAFVTGQSPIRTGLTKVGIPGSDIGLSAEDPSIAEFLKALGYSTGQFGKNHLGDLNKFLPTAHGFDEFFGNLYHLNAEEEPEDPDYPKDPKYKEMFGPRGVMHSYATTSNDATVQGKFGPIGKQKIEDTGALTIKRMETIDTEFTTAAIDYMDKQSKSGKPFFCYYNSTRCHINTHLSPAYQGKTGFGLEADAMTELDDNVGKLLKKIDDLGIADNTIVIFTTDNGAEMMTWPDGGSTPFRGEKATNWEGGYRAPTLIRWPGVTKPGSISNDIFAHEDVIPTLCAAAGQTDVVEKCLNGYTMNGKTYKVHLDGYNMLPFLKGDVKEDPRKEFVYWSDDGDFFALRYQRWKISFIEQYHEGIDIWARDYTKLRVPRIYDLLADPFERGPSSFEYTDWMVHHVYLTYGATAYVANWMASFKQFPPRQKPASFNLDEIMRKMTPTTKN; translated from the coding sequence ATGGGTGATGATATTGGATGGTTTAACACCAGTTGTTACAACCAGGGCATGATGGGATATATGACACCAAATATTGACCGAATCGCTAAAGAAGGAATGAAATTCAATACTTGGTATGCGCAACAAAGCTGTACCGCTGGTCGCGCAGCTTTTGTCACAGGACAATCACCTATTCGTACAGGACTCACCAAAGTAGGAATCCCGGGTTCTGATATTGGCCTAAGTGCGGAAGATCCTTCTATAGCAGAATTCCTAAAAGCACTTGGTTATTCTACAGGTCAGTTTGGCAAAAATCATTTGGGTGATTTGAACAAATTCCTGCCAACGGCTCATGGATTTGATGAGTTCTTCGGCAATCTCTATCACCTCAATGCCGAAGAAGAACCAGAAGATCCTGATTATCCTAAAGATCCAAAATACAAGGAGATGTTTGGTCCGCGTGGTGTAATGCATTCTTATGCCACAACCTCAAACGACGCTACTGTACAAGGAAAATTTGGCCCTATAGGAAAGCAAAAAATTGAAGATACTGGTGCGCTAACTATAAAGCGTATGGAAACTATAGATACTGAATTCACTACAGCTGCCATTGACTATATGGATAAGCAATCCAAATCAGGAAAACCTTTCTTCTGTTATTATAATTCTACAAGATGCCATATCAACACACATCTTAGCCCTGCTTACCAAGGAAAAACAGGTTTTGGACTAGAAGCAGATGCTATGACAGAACTTGACGACAATGTAGGCAAGCTCTTAAAAAAAATAGATGATCTTGGCATAGCCGACAATACCATTGTGATTTTTACAACAGATAATGGTGCTGAGATGATGACATGGCCCGATGGGGGAAGTACACCATTCCGTGGAGAAAAAGCCACCAACTGGGAAGGAGGCTATAGAGCTCCTACATTAATTCGTTGGCCTGGAGTAACCAAGCCCGGATCTATTTCTAATGACATCTTCGCTCATGAAGATGTTATTCCTACGCTTTGTGCTGCAGCTGGTCAGACTGACGTAGTTGAAAAATGTTTGAACGGATATACTATGAATGGTAAAACGTATAAAGTTCACCTCGATGGTTATAATATGTTGCCATTCCTAAAAGGAGATGTAAAAGAAGATCCACGTAAAGAATTTGTGTATTGGAGTGACGATGGCGACTTTTTTGCACTTCGCTACCAACGTTGGAAAATTTCATTCATTGAGCAATATCATGAGGGAATTGATATTTGGGCTAGAGATTACACAAAACTTAGGGTGCCAAGGATATACGACTTACTTGCAGATCCATTTGAACGAGGACCTTCTTCATTCGAATATACTGATTGGATGGTTCACCATGTTTACCTTACATACGGAGCGACAGCATACGTTGCAAATTGGATGGCTAGTTTCAAACAATTTCCTCCAAGACAAAAACCAGCAAGTTTCAACTTAGATGAAATAATGAGAAAAATGACTCCAACAACAAAAAATTAA